Sequence from the Aspergillus nidulans FGSC A4 chromosome III genome:
CGAGTCCGGGACTAGCTGATGGAACTTCAAGTGCCCTTGCAAATGGGCTTGTGAACGTGCGTCTTCTTCTTAAGGAACTGCCGCTCTTTGCTGGCCTTCCACCCGACATTCTTCACTTTTTGGGTCTCAATGCGCAGCCTCGATCATTCCCGCCCTTCACCGACATCATCAAACAGGACTCTCAGGGACGCGAGGTCTATTTCATCGTCCGCGGCGAGGTAGAAGTCTTGAGCGAGAAGAAAGACCCATTGAACGGGCGACGACCCCTACCCAGCACCATTGAGTATCCCGGCTTCGAAGTGAAGGCGCGCTTGAAACAGGGTCAGTATTTCGGCGAGGTTGTGAGCCTATCTCTGGCGCCTCGCCGGACTGCAACCGTACGCTCTATCAATGCTGTCGAGTGTCTGATGATTAGCGGTGAGGTTTTATCTGAATTGTGGGATAAATGCCCCCAAGATGTCCGCGAACAGGTGGAACGGACTGCCAAAGACAGGCTCAAGACTGCGTCTGATGGAGATGTTATTATGGCTGAGGCCGGAGACACTGATGGGACCGGCCCTGCCGATGAGAGCTTCAGAATCAGATCTGCTCGCCGGCAGTCTATGCCACTGTTAACACTCACGGAAACAGAGTTGGACAGCACTCAAAGGTCGCCAAACGGCTTAGATGAGCACACTGTATTACGACCATCGGATCCAGACCCTTTTCTCAACGTGGGCTTAGATAATGTTCGGCTCCGCAGCCGACGAGGGTCTGTCGCTCCGTTAACCCCGGAGGAGGTATCTCGAGATCAACAGCGGCCATCCTCTACGGAACCTCCATCAAGTAGTTCATCGTTTCGCAGTCTTCCGGACACTCCCACTACCCCAGTAGCGCAAAAGGCACGGCGCGAACCAAGCAACCAAAATCGGGGAATCTTTCCCGACACTATACTTGTGCGGATCTTCCAAAACCTCGAATTGCatgatcttcttcgtttGCGCGCCGTGTCTCTCTACTGGTCTGAGATACTCAATTCATCCCCGGATTTGCTTCGCTACTTGGATTTGAGCGTGTATAATCGCTGCCTCACCGATGACGTACTGGCGAAAATCGTCTGTCCCTTCGTCGGCAATAGACCTCGCTACATTGATATCAGCAACTGCTTTCATATCACGGACGAAGGGTTTAATACTTTGGCGAACACCTGTGGATCTAACGTTGTAacctggaagatgaagagtgTTTGGGACGTGACTGCATCCGCCATCCTGGAAATGGCTCAAAAGGCGAACGGCCTGCAAGAAGTGGATCTGAGCAACTGTCGAAAAGTTAGCGATACGCTCTTAGCTCGAATTCTTGGATGGGTTACTCCTGGTCCATATAAACCTCCAGATGAAACTACAAAGTCTGGTAAATCCGTTATCAAACCCACGATTCTTACCCCGACCGGAACGGCAGTCTTTGGATGCCCAGAGCTGAAGAAGTTGACTCTGTCCTATTGCAAGCATGTAACTGACAGGTCTATGCATCACATTGCATCTCATGCCGCTTCAAGGATTGAAGAAATGAACCTGACACGGTGCACAACCATCACTGATCACGGATTTCAGTTCTGGGGAAACGTTCAGTTTACTAACCTCCGAAAGCTCTGCCTGGCGGATTGCACGTATTTAACCGATAATGCGATTGTATATCTTACCAATGCTGCAAAACAATTGCAGGAATTGGATTTGGTACGCATATCTTTGTCTCTTATTGTGATGTGCTCGCTAATGCATGTTCTTAGTCATTCTGCTGCGCTTTATCAGACACAGCAACGGAAGTCCTTGCTCTGCAATGTTCTCAATTGAGATACCTAAACATGTCATTCTGTGGTTCTGCCATATCTGATCCGTCATTACGCAGTATTGGACTGCATCTTCTGCATCTTAATCGGCTCTCGGTGCGCGGTTGCGTTCGCGTGACCGGGGCTGGCGTGGAATCGGTAGCGGATGGCTGCACCCAGCTGAAAGCTTTCGACGTCAGCCAGTGTAAGAATTTGGTACCCTGGCTTGAATCAGGAGGAACCCAGAAATACAATGGTAAAATATCATTCGACACTGTTGCTGTGAATGGGAGGCTTTACCGATAGCCAATGCTTTCCGCAGTACTATCCACCTTGGCACTTTTGTCGCATCCTCCCCTATACCAAATTTTATTGCTTAATACAGCTTTCATCACGATATGCTCTTATTCCTCCCATCTCGACTTGATTACGACTTCTTGTTTTGGTACTTTCGTTTGGGTATCCCTGCTGGATCCCCGCCGGAGTTATGGTACTTGTCTTCACTGGTCCTTCAAGGTTTTGGTCGATGGCGATTACGAAGCTTACTGCATTGCCTTCATTTCCTTGGCGCGTTGGTCTTGGAATGCTTATATCACGGCCTTATTCGATCTTCGTTCAGTGCGTACCGTCCTTctatcctttttttttttgctacTTTTGTTCAGGTGCTGGGGGGGACAGGCATGGGAGGAGTTTGAGTCTGACACGGTTATAACAGTATCTCCTATTCATATTGCATGTTGGAGCTGGCCAATTTCTGAAGATTCTACGTGTATCTtagatttcttttctttccattgAATATGTGGAGTAGGGAGTCCAGCGCCGAGGGCTTTTTCTCTGTCTGCATTCTATTTTAGAATTCATTGAAGCTCAAAGCGTGTAGATGAACCATTTATCTTTGTTGTAGTAAAACAGGTTCTTTCGCATTCACTCCAGGCCTCGTTGGTTGTTCCAGCAGCCGCTTTTGCGACCACTGGTTCTTATCGCGGAATCCTGGTCTATTAATATTTGATAAGGAACAGGCTGTGAACGGTTCGTGCCCGTTAAGACATTGTGAGCCTCAAATGCCTTTAGTATGCTATTTTTGAAGCGGTCAGGCCAACGCAGACTCGACTAAGTATTCAGAAGTTTATCTCAACATCCAACATCGTTATCTTTATATTTTAATCGCAGTTTTGAGCATTTGTATCAGTTCCTTACTGCTTTAAGCCTTAATGGCCCTTACCTTCCATCGGCTTCAACACCAGAAACACGCCACCGATTCTCCAGGATGTCACCGAAGAGGCAACGCAATGTCtacgacgaggatgacgaccACGATTCATCCGCTGATTCGTATCTAAGTACAGAGTATCTTACGGTCGTCACTATTGATGCTCCTACCTATACTCTTACCGAAACTCTCACGGAGGCTACAACAAATACTGATACACCTGCCTCTCCAACAGAGGTTATGGCAAAAGTTCGCAAGCCATACATGCAAAAGGCTGGACCTAAAAACGCTGCTAAAACACTGGCTAGACCAAGAGAGATAGCAGgcagggaggagaggagactTCTCCCTGAGGTCACAAGCAGGGTCACGACAGATGATACTGAGTCCTGGCAGTCCGCATACATCCCGGGGCCATCCGAATACACGGGAGTGCTAGACACACAAAGCCCAAATAGCCCTTCCATGCAAACGCCAGTTAACAAGGACGACCCCCAACCTGCTAATACTAACGGCAGGCTGTCAGAATGCAGCGCCTTGCCACTTGCGTACCTCGTTTCGCCTGATGTACGAAGCCCTGGAACCCCTTCTGCGCGGATGACTGCGCTGCCCAACAATGGTAGGAATGCTGCTGCTACTAACCAAGCAACTCTTATTGGTAATCCCTACACGCAAGCGCCTTCCCCTTTAACCTACGAAAACACTGGATATGAACTATATGGGCTAGCAACTCTCCCGGAGTTTGCGCGGCCAGATACCATAATGCGTTCAGAGTTGCCTAAACACGTGGCGAAGGGCATACCTGGGCAGACTCGAGCACGGGAAGTGTTCCCTCCCGAATGGATGAAATATCTTTACCGCAAAACAGAGGAAGGTAGTGAGTCAAATGACGATGCAGACTTTGATGAAAGGATGTGGTTTGAGTGAGCTTTCCCTCCCTCCCTCACATCTACCCCCATCTTTCCTTCGGCACCAGAGGTCTATTGTGCATTTTTATACCTACTTATCTTGGTCCATGCAGTTTAATATCTTGATGCCTTGTTGTTTGTAATCCCATATTGTTTCGCATACCTCAAAATATCAAATAATGTGGCGAAACGCGACCATATAACTTCCATTGCACTAAGGGTATTCCAGGTGTAGTATAACGCCGCATATGCAACATTTCAAGACAAACTCGAAGACAGATACCAACCAATCAACGCTACCGCATATTCTCAACTTAAGCCAAAtcaaaagataaaaaagGAGGGAAAATAAGTTACCAACAGGTCTAAAAACGTTCAGAAGTCTTCTTGACCCTAAAACAGCAACAGATCCCTTTACTCTCACACCATTGCCGGACAAAGCCGATGGCGACCTCCCTGTCTTCATCGACAAGAGCAAGTCCCTCAGTATTCAACCAGGAAGTGAAATCTTCGAGATAGATAGGGTCATACATGAGGATTTTCTCATGCCAGGTAGGTCGTTTTCGCGTTCCGGTAGTGACAGGGTTTGAATTCTGTTTTCGTCGTGGCTGGGCACGGACAGCTTTTGTGATCTGCTCGCCTAAATCAAGGAGGTCTCTTTTCACTGAGACGGGAGGGATTgttcttgatttcttggttTGTCGAGTTGGAGACAGAGAAGAATCACGCGCCAACGAACTTTTTGGACTCGGGCTTGAGGGGATGGTAGATGTAGGCAATTCTTGCCG
This genomic interval carries:
- a CDS encoding protein fbxA (transcript_id=CADANIAT00005934), translated to MRRHGRAGGGSTKAVAPVSDTVSLIHSFDSVTNPNRPVRPSPLASSNIQALPLDLIDRLRSFPLFQSTPESFLIDVGQHLRPQLCAPNDYILTEGDEAKAIYWLVRGAVSVTSRDGESIYAELEPGAFFGEIGVLMDRPRTATIIARSRCLLVVLTKEDFRRILPRFPEVERAIRDEAQERLMILEKKKKETSVPSADLIEAGRRGSKRLRETFSSDLSLTEQNGASLKFVNKKRKSPSPGLADGTSSALANGLVNVRLLLKELPLFAGLPPDILHFLGLNAQPRSFPPFTDIIKQDSQGREVYFIVRGEVEVLSEKKDPLNGRRPLPSTIEYPGFEVKARLKQGQYFGEVVSLSLAPRRTATVRSINAVECLMISGEVLSELWDKCPQDVREQVERTAKDRLKTASDGDVIMAEAGDTDGTGPADESFRIRSARRQSMPLLTLTETELDSTQRSPNGLDEHTVLRPSDPDPFLNVGLDNVRLRSRRGSVAPLTPEEVSRDQQRPSSTEPPSSSSSFRSLPDTPTTPVAQKARREPSNQNRGIFPDTILVRIFQNLELHDLLRLRAVSLYWSEILNSSPDLLRYLDLSVYNRCLTDDVLAKIVCPFVGNRPRYIDISNCFHITDEGFNTLANTCGSNVVTWKMKSVWDVTASAILEMAQKANGLQEVDLSNCRKVSDTLLARILGWVTPGPYKPPDETTKSGKSVIKPTILTPTGTAVFGCPELKKLTLSYCKHVTDRSMHHIASHAASRIEEMNLTRCTTITDHGFQFWGNVQFTNLRKLCLADCTYLTDNAIVYLTNAAKQLQELDLSFCCALSDTATEVLALQCSQLRYLNMSFCGSAISDPSLRSIGLHLLHLNRLSVRGCVRVTGAGVESVADGCTQLKAFDVSQCKNLVPWLESGGTQKYNGKISFDTVAVNGRLYR